In Brevibacillus marinus, the genomic window CATCCAGAACGGCTTGGCGATCGCCGGCGATTACATGAGCGCCGCCTCGTTTCTCGGCGTCGTCGGGGCGATTGCCCTGGGCGGATTTGACGGCTTGTTTTATGCGCTGGGCTTTCTCGTTTCCTACTTGGTCATCTTGCTGCTGGTCGCCGAACCGCTGCGCAATTTGGGCCGGTTTACGCTGGCTGACGCGATCGCGGTGCGCTTTGACAACGTCTTGCTGCGAGGCGTCATTGCCATCAACACCGTCATGATCTCCACCTTTTACATGATTGCCCAACTGGTAGGCGCCGGCGCGCTCATTCACCTGCTGCTCGATCTGCCGTACAGCACAGCGATTATGATCGTCGGCAGTTTGATGACGATTTACGTCGTGTTTGGCGGAATGGTGGCGACTTCCTGGGTACAGATTATCAAATCGATTCTCCTCTTGGCGAGCACCTTGATGGTCAGCCTGATCGTGCTCTCCCGCTTCGACTGGAGTGTGCTGCAGCTGTTTTCCCACGTTTCCTCGGCGACACCGCTCGGGGAGCGATTTCTCGCACCGGGCAATCACTTTCGCGATCCGCTGGACACCTTGTCACTCCATCTCGCGCTGCTCCTCGGCACAGCCGGGCTGCCCCACATCATCGCCCGCTTTTTTACCGTACGGGACGCGGCGACCATCCGTCGTTCCGTCGTCGTGGCCACCGGTTTGATCAGCGTTTTTTACATCATGACGATCATTCTCGGCTTCGGAGCGGCCTCGCTGGTTGGCCATGAACAGCTGACAGCGGTGGACGACGGGGGCAATCTGGCCGTTCCGCTGCTTTCCTACGCGCTTGGCGGCGAGTTTTTGATGGCGTTCATCTCGGCCGTCGCCTTTGCGACCATCCTCGCCGTCGTGACCGGGCTGGTGCTGTCCGCATCGTCGGCGTTTGCCCATGATTTCTACAGCCACGTGATCCGCAAAGGCAATGCCTCGGAACGGGAGCAGATGTACGCGGCCAAGTGCTCGTCCATCGGGGTCGGCGTGATTTCGATTGTCCTGGCGATTGGCGCGCAGCACGTGAACGTCGCGTTTCTGGTGGCGCTCACCTTCTCGGTGGCTGCGTCGGCCAATTTGCCGCTGATCCTCTTTACGCTGTACTGGCGGAAGTTCACGTCAACCGGCGCGATTTGCGGAATTGTCAGCGGACTGCTTTCATCGGTTGTTTTGGTCATCGTAAGCCCCAGCGTGATGCACCCGCTGGAAGGCTGGATTCAGCGGGAGCCTCTGTTCCCGCTTACCAATCCGGCGCTCGTCTCCATTCCCTTGGGCTTCCTGGGCGCCTATCTGGGATCGCTGCTGTCAGCCCGCGAGGTGGATGAGCAGCGCTATCTGCGGGTGATGCTGCAGGCGCACACCGGTGTGCGCCTGGAAGAACCGGAAAAAGCGGAGGGGTAAGCAGGGCGATTGTCCTGCTTCCCGCCACTTTTCCCAGGTTGAAACGTATAAGATAGCGGAGAGTTTTTGGGAAAATGGAGGAATGAGCGTGAGAAAAAGGCAACGCCCGTGCAGGAAAACACTCGTACATAGTACCTACAGCAAAGCCTTCGTCCATGGTACGCTGGCTGCCGCGCTGGTGTTGGCTGCGGTCTCCCCCGCTGCTGCGGCAGGGACGGCGGTCAGCATCTCGTCAGGCGGAACCGCAACCGCGGTGTTTCAGACAGCGGTGAGCAATGCGGCAGGCGGCGGACTGGTGCAAACAGCCATCTCCCGCGAAGAAGCAGTTGCGATTGCCCAACGCATCGCCGGCAGCTTGGACGGTTTTCCCGCTCCAGAGGTTTCGCAGGACCGCTGGCATGGCGAGGGCGAACCGCTGGTCTGGCAGGTTCGCTGGATGCAAAACAGGGAGCCGTATCAGCGGGTGGAAGTGGTGATCGACGCGCAGAGCGGACGCATATTGGAGTTTGAAAATTGGCCCAGGGGCGATGACGAGGCGAGCTTCCCGCCGAAAGTGAGCTACGAGCAGGCGGTCAAAATCGGGGAAGATTGGCTGGCGAAGCTGGCCGCTCATCTCCCCGGCGAGTACGCGCTTCCCGCGGAGGAAAGGGACAGCGGCCAGGTGCTGCGGCAGCCGGGAGATACCTATACCCTCATGTTTCAGGCGATGCACGACGGCATCCCTTTTCCCCCCGATTCGATCAACTTGAGCATCGATGGCGACGGCAACCTGCGCGGGCTGCATACCACATCCCTGCCGCGGGTGGTCTTTGCTGACAAGGCAGGACTGCTGGAGGAGCAGGAAATCCGGCAGAAGCTGGCGGAGCAAATGGAGATGGAGCTGGCCTACACGGTGCAGGGGGAAGGGCAGGAAGAGCAGAGCTATGTCCTCTCTTATGTCCCCGTTCCCGATCCTTACTTGATCGATGCGAAGACCGGGCAGTTGCTCGACTATTACGGCGAGCCGCGCACACAGCCGGAAGCGGCGGATCAGCCGTTGGGAGCAAAGACAGACGAGACGCAGCCGACACGCGCGAAGCCGGTCACGGAAGCGGAAGCGCTGGCGATCCTGCAGCAGTTTTTTCCGCTGCCCGAAGAAGTAGTGGTTACTCGCATCGCCAAAGAAAAGCGCTCGTTCCGAAGCGAGGACGAGGTCTGGTCGATTCAGCTGGAGTATCGTTTCCAGAATGGCGGGATCGGCTGGGACGGTGCGGAGATCGCTGCAGAGTCGGGCAAGTTGATTTACTTTAGCCTCACGCCTTACTTGCGCGAAAAATTCGAAGAACAGAACGGGAAAGAAGTGCCTGCCGCTTATCCGGTCAGCTGGGAAAAAGCGAAAGAAACCGCGCTTTCCTTCGTCAAAAAGCAGGCGCGCGGGAGGCTGCACGAACTCTATTGGGGAGAAATGGTGGAAAAGCCGGGCAATCGCGCACCGTTTTACAGCTTCACGTTTGAGCGGAAGGTGGACGGCATTCGCGTCCTCGGCGACGAAGTGCAGGTGCAGGTGTCCGCGAAGACGGGGGAGATCGTTTCGTATTATGAAAATTGGGATGAGCAGGCGGTGTTCCCGCAGGCGGACGAGACCGTTGATCCGCAGGAAGCGAAACAGCGGTATATCGACGAGGCTCTGCTCAACCTCCGCTACCACGTGCCTTGGGATTACGGCAAAGAATCGTCCGCGGAGCCTGTGGAAGCGATGCTCGTCTACGAACTGCAGGAGCCGTGGGAAGGAAGCACGTATATCGATGCCAGGACGGGTGCGGTGATCGACCGGCA contains:
- a CDS encoding solute symporter family protein — encoded protein: MNLTGFTFFCAIIIGTLAITYSAAKQTTNTQDFYTAAHGLTGIQNGLAIAGDYMSAASFLGVVGAIALGGFDGLFYALGFLVSYLVILLLVAEPLRNLGRFTLADAIAVRFDNVLLRGVIAINTVMISTFYMIAQLVGAGALIHLLLDLPYSTAIMIVGSLMTIYVVFGGMVATSWVQIIKSILLLASTLMVSLIVLSRFDWSVLQLFSHVSSATPLGERFLAPGNHFRDPLDTLSLHLALLLGTAGLPHIIARFFTVRDAATIRRSVVVATGLISVFYIMTIILGFGAASLVGHEQLTAVDDGGNLAVPLLSYALGGEFLMAFISAVAFATILAVVTGLVLSASSAFAHDFYSHVIRKGNASEREQMYAAKCSSIGVGVISIVLAIGAQHVNVAFLVALTFSVAASANLPLILFTLYWRKFTSTGAICGIVSGLLSSVVLVIVSPSVMHPLEGWIQREPLFPLTNPALVSIPLGFLGAYLGSLLSAREVDEQRYLRVMLQAHTGVRLEEPEKAEG
- a CDS encoding YcdB/YcdC domain-containing protein — encoded protein: MRKRQRPCRKTLVHSTYSKAFVHGTLAAALVLAAVSPAAAAGTAVSISSGGTATAVFQTAVSNAAGGGLVQTAISREEAVAIAQRIAGSLDGFPAPEVSQDRWHGEGEPLVWQVRWMQNREPYQRVEVVIDAQSGRILEFENWPRGDDEASFPPKVSYEQAVKIGEDWLAKLAAHLPGEYALPAEERDSGQVLRQPGDTYTLMFQAMHDGIPFPPDSINLSIDGDGNLRGLHTTSLPRVVFADKAGLLEEQEIRQKLAEQMEMELAYTVQGEGQEEQSYVLSYVPVPDPYLIDAKTGQLLDYYGEPRTQPEAADQPLGAKTDETQPTRAKPVTEAEALAILQQFFPLPEEVVVTRIAKEKRSFRSEDEVWSIQLEYRFQNGGIGWDGAEIAAESGKLIYFSLTPYLREKFEEQNGKEVPAAYPVSWEKAKETALSFVKKQARGRLHELYWGEMVEKPGNRAPFYSFTFERKVDGIRVLGDEVQVQVSAKTGEIVSYYENWDEQAVFPQADETVDPQEAKQRYIDEALLNLRYHVPWDYGKESSAEPVEAMLVYELQEPWEGSTYIDARTGAVIDRQTGEPAKRREAGQKPDLPADIVGHPHEEALRHLVSIGALQVVDGGVQPEKVVSRAEFLDIFLHTLYELPASDYRYLLRDEEQPPSFRDVPADHPYFVAVQWAVEEGLIAAQADTFAPDSPITREDAAQILVTALGYEKLAELDSLFALPFADRAEIEQQGYVAIASKIGLISGTGERFEPDAKLTRAEVATILYRFLSKRAAYRPEQKL